One Burkholderia pyrrocinia DNA segment encodes these proteins:
- a CDS encoding methyltransferase domain-containing protein, whose product MKVGHDIDVAPANWTFSGNVAETFVDHVRRSVPYYDAGHDLVCQLSDFFCHGDSICYEIGVSTGQLLRKLAEHHASKPGITWVGIDPVESMIAKARQHCVEVPNIALEVGDARLYGFEKSDLIVSFYCIQFIPPKDRQEVFNRIYERLNWGGAFILFEKVRAPDARFQDMVVSLYNDYKRREGFSADEILNKTASLKSVLEPFSTEGNLGLLKRAGFVDITTVMKYLCFEGFLAIK is encoded by the coding sequence GTGAAAGTTGGCCACGATATCGACGTCGCACCGGCGAACTGGACGTTCTCCGGCAACGTCGCCGAAACGTTCGTCGATCACGTCCGCCGGTCGGTGCCGTACTACGATGCGGGGCACGACCTGGTTTGCCAGCTCAGCGATTTCTTCTGCCACGGCGACAGCATCTGCTACGAGATCGGCGTGTCCACGGGCCAGCTGCTGCGGAAGCTGGCGGAACATCATGCGTCGAAGCCGGGCATCACGTGGGTCGGCATCGATCCGGTCGAGTCGATGATCGCCAAGGCGCGGCAGCACTGCGTGGAGGTGCCCAACATCGCGCTTGAAGTCGGCGACGCGCGCTTGTACGGCTTCGAGAAGTCGGACCTGATCGTGTCCTTCTACTGCATCCAGTTCATCCCGCCGAAAGACCGGCAGGAAGTATTCAACCGCATCTACGAGCGCCTGAACTGGGGCGGCGCCTTCATCCTGTTCGAGAAGGTTCGCGCGCCGGATGCGCGGTTCCAGGACATGGTCGTGTCGCTCTACAACGACTACAAGCGGCGCGAAGGGTTCTCGGCCGACGAGATCCTGAACAAGACAGCGAGCCTCAAGAGCGTGCTCGAGCCGTTCTCCACGGAAGGCAACCTCGGGCTGCTCAAGCGCGCGGGGTTCGTCGATATCACGACCGTCATGAAGTATCTGTGTTTCGAGGGGTTCCTGGCGATCAAGTAG
- a CDS encoding methyltransferase domain-containing protein, which translates to MDARLVWDTWRRILSDDGLVEMVTRAGHADAASLAGLGAAERAVVADYACTPQATQTNIGMYRRSLVRIVRVALGRVPLSQHLLFMSGLDVDAVAAEFARVNGYADDGPNFWRLAGAFVAYLATRAEFAAPTHQDALAIDQALVTLARRLGQVTVDAWPNAVAAGIGDAAGSDRSLVRFVASRAAIVARSRHDLTPWIENPYGFDPAETLDASPRHWLVYFPDADSAPAYAELSERSARIFELLATPHSAADVARALGSLSDAEALEVIDRLAALGVVVSEKAGGRAVRNPFRNDTLGSDAFVMLDPAVEMLDVEIAGHRFLCHGHFEVGMAVPPGEGLSDFVAELAGKPVRVGALRKGFDDQHLIDTMLAALRQHGFLHVTSEGVPSADELAHLRRAAAESRRTRLCHTINLHLDAVSADAIRARVEAESTAPQLHLRCTRIGDHASTLAELARLRQAGRLRLHHTVVQAADPECDADVVRSLRRLGAGVSVDDVPWPAPAQPIAGLDALTRAGVPVHARMAPGRSFLDAATRAHAVAWAERAGLCGLCLELDADALWPAEKPSETDFVGVFEAVHVLDETFGDVCIANLPSDEVLLGNASPSPPERLSDIAARFRLAYLRWRLPLLKSLEGDNTFSQTPEAEEKLVRLREDLLPNHPELLNLGPGSVVVDVCGGNGRVARRLSPLVGPDGLVISIEMLRCVTDRARRFACEQGYVNVQFRAGLAQRISLREGSADAAVNEWTGAIWQLGLGPAMVAEMARVIRVGGRIAVTHRLVRLPLHRLGQPWVQFDDIYALMRAAFDRPDLSIVIERVWGQTVSTLAGERASAWRKHYVPRLVNPFDVTYTEDKDPGPHADVCLTIIAERIR; encoded by the coding sequence ATGGATGCCAGGCTGGTATGGGATACGTGGCGGCGGATTCTCAGCGACGATGGTCTTGTCGAGATGGTCACGCGGGCAGGGCACGCCGATGCTGCCTCACTCGCGGGCCTCGGCGCCGCCGAGCGGGCCGTGGTGGCCGACTATGCCTGCACCCCGCAGGCGACGCAGACCAATATCGGCATGTACCGCCGCAGCCTGGTGCGCATCGTCCGCGTTGCGCTCGGCCGCGTGCCGCTGAGTCAGCATCTTCTGTTCATGAGCGGGCTCGACGTCGACGCCGTGGCCGCGGAATTCGCCCGCGTCAATGGCTATGCCGACGACGGCCCGAATTTCTGGCGTCTCGCCGGTGCCTTCGTCGCCTATCTCGCGACGCGCGCCGAATTCGCGGCGCCAACGCACCAGGACGCGCTGGCGATCGATCAAGCGCTGGTCACGCTCGCCCGTCGTCTCGGCCAGGTCACGGTCGATGCGTGGCCAAACGCCGTCGCGGCCGGAATCGGCGATGCCGCGGGTTCGGATCGCTCGCTCGTGCGTTTCGTCGCGTCGCGCGCCGCTATCGTGGCCCGGTCGCGCCACGACCTCACGCCGTGGATCGAAAACCCGTATGGCTTCGATCCTGCCGAGACGCTGGATGCGTCGCCGCGGCATTGGCTGGTCTATTTCCCGGACGCCGACAGCGCGCCGGCCTACGCGGAGTTGTCCGAGCGCTCGGCCCGCATCTTCGAGCTGCTGGCCACACCGCATTCAGCCGCCGACGTGGCGCGGGCGCTGGGCAGCCTGTCCGACGCCGAGGCGCTCGAGGTGATCGACCGGCTCGCCGCACTCGGTGTCGTCGTCAGCGAGAAGGCCGGCGGGCGCGCCGTGAGGAACCCGTTTCGGAACGATACGCTGGGCAGCGATGCGTTCGTCATGCTCGATCCGGCGGTCGAGATGCTGGACGTCGAAATCGCCGGGCACCGGTTTCTGTGCCACGGCCACTTCGAAGTCGGCATGGCCGTGCCGCCCGGCGAGGGGCTGTCCGACTTCGTCGCCGAGCTCGCGGGCAAGCCTGTCCGCGTTGGCGCGCTGCGCAAGGGCTTCGACGATCAGCACCTGATCGACACGATGCTCGCCGCGTTGCGGCAGCACGGCTTCCTGCACGTGACGTCGGAGGGCGTGCCATCGGCCGACGAACTCGCGCATTTGCGCCGCGCGGCCGCGGAGAGCCGCCGAACGCGGCTGTGCCACACCATCAACCTGCATCTCGACGCCGTGTCGGCCGATGCGATTCGTGCGCGTGTCGAGGCCGAATCGACCGCACCGCAACTGCATTTGCGCTGTACGCGAATCGGCGATCATGCGTCGACCCTCGCCGAGCTTGCGCGCCTGCGCCAAGCGGGCCGGTTGCGCCTGCATCACACGGTGGTGCAGGCCGCCGATCCGGAGTGCGACGCCGATGTCGTCCGGTCGCTGCGCCGTCTCGGTGCCGGCGTGAGCGTCGACGATGTGCCATGGCCGGCGCCGGCGCAGCCCATCGCCGGCCTCGACGCATTGACGCGGGCAGGCGTGCCCGTGCATGCGCGGATGGCGCCGGGCCGGTCGTTCCTCGACGCCGCGACGCGCGCGCACGCCGTGGCCTGGGCCGAACGGGCGGGGCTCTGCGGCTTGTGTCTCGAGCTCGATGCCGACGCGCTCTGGCCCGCGGAAAAGCCGAGCGAGACCGATTTCGTCGGCGTCTTCGAAGCCGTGCATGTGCTGGACGAAACCTTCGGCGACGTCTGCATCGCCAACCTGCCGAGCGACGAGGTCTTGCTCGGTAACGCGTCGCCGTCTCCTCCCGAGAGGCTGTCCGACATCGCCGCGCGTTTCCGTCTCGCCTATTTGCGCTGGCGTTTGCCGCTGTTGAAGTCTCTCGAAGGCGACAACACGTTCAGCCAGACGCCGGAGGCCGAGGAAAAGCTCGTTCGCCTGCGGGAAGACCTGCTGCCCAACCATCCCGAGCTGCTCAACCTGGGGCCGGGCAGTGTCGTCGTCGACGTATGCGGCGGCAATGGCCGGGTTGCGCGCCGTCTGTCGCCCCTGGTCGGCCCCGACGGCCTCGTCATTTCGATCGAGATGCTGCGTTGCGTGACCGATCGTGCGCGCCGCTTTGCGTGCGAGCAAGGATATGTGAACGTGCAGTTTCGCGCCGGGCTGGCACAGCGCATCTCGTTGCGCGAAGGCTCGGCCGATGCCGCCGTCAACGAATGGACCGGCGCGATCTGGCAGTTGGGGCTCGGTCCGGCCATGGTCGCCGAGATGGCGCGTGTCATCCGCGTCGGCGGTCGAATCGCCGTCACGCACCGGCTGGTGCGGCTCCCGCTGCATCGGCTCGGGCAGCCGTGGGTTCAGTTCGACGACATCTATGCGTTGATGCGTGCTGCCTTCGATCGCCCGGACCTGTCCATCGTCATCGAGCG